A section of the Sporanaerobacter acetigenes DSM 13106 genome encodes:
- a CDS encoding PTS sugar transporter subunit IIA has protein sequence MAEEKIMNIENIKLKVKANDWKEAIRKSGGILEENGYVKNKYIEDMIKAVENLGPYIVISPHIAIAHARPSDDVLKDGMSLAILEKPIKFGNKENDPVDIVFSLCAKSQQSHLKALEHLAKVLEDGENIHILRNTEDINEVYNLLNKN, from the coding sequence ATGGCAGAAGAAAAAATTATGAATATAGAAAACATTAAATTGAAGGTTAAAGCTAATGATTGGAAAGAAGCTATAAGAAAGTCAGGAGGGATTTTAGAAGAAAATGGCTATGTTAAGAACAAGTATATTGAGGATATGATAAAGGCTGTAGAAAATTTAGGACCTTATATAGTTATATCGCCTCATATAGCCATTGCCCATGCAAGGCCAAGTGATGACGTTTTGAAAGATGGTATGAGCTTGGCAATTTTAGAAAAACCGATTAAGTTTGGGAACAAAGAAAATGATCCGGTTGATATAGTTTTTTCATTATGTGCTAAGTCTCAACAATCTCACCTAAAAGCATTGGAGCATTTGGCAAAAGTGCTAGAAGATGGAGAAAATATTCATATACTAAGAAATACTGAAGATATAAATGAAGTATATAATTTACTAAATAAAAATTAA
- a CDS encoding chromate transporter — protein MTNLLKLFISFLKIGGFSFGGGYAMLPLIEKEIIDIHGWMTASEFIDILAVVEMTPGPIAINSATFIGYKVAGVWGSVVATLAVILPSIVIILIIAHFLSKFKDSLYVEWAFRGIRPVVLGLILSASIGVSKNAFIDFKSVIIGGVLFYLISFKKLHPILGIVIAGTIGALVY, from the coding sequence ATGACGAATTTGTTGAAACTTTTCATATCATTTTTAAAAATAGGTGGATTTAGTTTTGGCGGAGGATATGCTATGCTTCCACTTATAGAAAAGGAAATAATAGATATCCATGGCTGGATGACTGCCAGTGAATTTATAGATATATTGGCTGTAGTGGAAATGACTCCAGGACCAATTGCTATAAATTCAGCTACATTTATAGGCTATAAAGTTGCTGGTGTATGGGGCTCTGTAGTGGCAACACTTGCTGTAATACTACCTTCCATTGTCATAATCCTCATCATAGCTCATTTTCTATCTAAATTTAAAGATTCTCTTTATGTAGAATGGGCTTTTAGAGGAATACGACCAGTAGTATTGGGTCTTATATTGTCAGCTAGTATTGGAGTTTCTAAAAATGCATTTATAGACTTTAAGAGCGTCATAATAGGAGGAGTATTGTTTTATCTCATTTCTTTTAAAAAACTCCATCCTATATTGGGCATAGTCATTGCAGGTACAATTGGAGCATTAGTTTATTGA
- a CDS encoding class II fructose-1,6-bisphosphate aldolase yields the protein MLVTGKEILEDAHKNGYAVGAFNINNMEIIQAIIEAAEETKSPVILQASQGGLKYAGIEYIEALAKVAAHKAKVPVAIHLDHGTDFDQVIKCIRHGFSSVMVDGSKHPIEENIAITKLVVDIAHSVDVSVEGELGKIGGVEDHIVVDEREATFTDPDEAVRFVKETGVDSLAIAVGTAHGVYKGEPKLDFDRIKIIKEKTNMPLVLHGSSGVPYESLEKAVSLGINKINIDTDIRAAFAQAVKDFLKENPDNIDPRKILGPARMSMKEVVMEKMKVFGSVGRA from the coding sequence ATGTTAGTTACAGGTAAAGAAATACTAGAAGATGCTCATAAAAATGGGTATGCAGTAGGTGCATTTAATATAAATAACATGGAGATAATACAAGCTATAATAGAAGCTGCTGAAGAAACAAAATCTCCAGTTATTTTACAAGCTAGTCAAGGTGGTTTAAAATATGCTGGAATAGAATATATAGAAGCATTAGCAAAAGTTGCTGCTCATAAGGCCAAAGTTCCAGTAGCTATACATCTTGATCATGGCACAGATTTTGATCAAGTAATCAAATGTATAAGACATGGATTTTCATCTGTAATGGTTGATGGCTCAAAGCATCCAATAGAAGAAAACATAGCAATAACTAAATTGGTAGTAGATATAGCTCATTCAGTAGATGTTTCAGTAGAAGGAGAACTAGGCAAGATTGGAGGAGTAGAAGACCATATTGTTGTAGATGAAAGAGAAGCTACTTTTACAGATCCTGATGAAGCTGTACGATTTGTAAAGGAAACAGGAGTAGATTCATTGGCAATAGCTGTAGGAACTGCTCATGGAGTGTATAAAGGTGAACCAAAATTAGATTTTGATAGGATAAAGATCATAAAAGAAAAGACAAATATGCCACTTGTACTTCATGGTTCTAGTGGAGTTCCATATGAAAGTTTAGAAAAAGCTGTAAGCTTAGGAATAAACAAGATAAACATTGATACTGACATAAGAGCAGCTTTTGCACAAGCTGTAAAAGATTTCTTAAAAGAAAATCCAGATAATATAGATCCAAGGAAAATTTTGGGACCAGCAAGAATGTCCATGAAAGAAGTAGTTATGGAAAAGATGAAGGTATTTGGCTCAGTTGGAAGAGCATAG
- a CDS encoding sugar isomerase domain-containing protein yields the protein MTDYGFEYLEYAKKIIEKIQDTQYENIKNAAQKVAEAVEKGNSIFVFGCSHAGIVSEELFYRTGGFALINPIFNPTLMLNTRPVTMTSKAERLEEFGRDIIQESPLSEGDVIIIHSVSGRNPVTIDVAIKAKEKNAYVIAITNMKYSTLVTSRHSSGKRLFEVSDLVIDNCGDFEDAAIEMKGFKQKVGPTSTIAGAAIGNAIVVKASSILYEKGIEPPIFHSANVDGGDEFNKKMLEKYKDRIFYM from the coding sequence ATGACTGATTATGGATTTGAATATTTGGAATATGCAAAAAAAATAATAGAAAAAATTCAAGATACTCAATATGAAAATATAAAAAATGCTGCTCAAAAAGTAGCAGAAGCTGTGGAGAAAGGGAATAGTATTTTTGTATTTGGCTGTTCCCATGCAGGCATAGTATCTGAAGAACTGTTTTATAGAACTGGTGGATTTGCTCTTATAAATCCTATATTTAATCCAACGCTTATGCTAAATACTAGACCTGTGACTATGACTTCTAAAGCTGAGAGGCTAGAGGAATTTGGAAGAGATATCATACAAGAGAGTCCATTAAGTGAAGGAGATGTTATAATCATTCATTCAGTTTCTGGGAGGAATCCCGTAACGATTGATGTAGCTATAAAAGCAAAAGAAAAAAATGCTTATGTAATAGCAATAACAAATATGAAGTACTCAACTTTAGTTACTTCTAGGCACTCCAGTGGGAAGAGACTCTTTGAAGTGTCTGATTTGGTAATAGATAATTGTGGGGATTTTGAAGATGCAGCAATTGAAATGAAAGGATTTAAACAAAAAGTAGGTCCTACATCTACTATAGCAGGAGCAGCCATTGGAAATGCTATCGTGGTTAAAGCTTCAAGTATATTGTATGAAAAAGGAATAGAACCACCAATATTTCATAGCGCCAATGTAGATGGTGGGGATGAGTTCAATAAGAAAATGCTAGAAAAATATAAAGACAGAATATTTTATATGTAG
- the prmC gene encoding peptide chain release factor N(5)-glutamine methyltransferase: MEIKKLLERGLNILGEREYLNGPLDVILILSYLLNVDKSYIYTHGNREVSDEIVDKFLELVKKRRTGWPIAYLINEKEFYGLNFYIEEGILIPRPDTEILVDYILNNGIKNYQGKINILDLGSGSGCIGITLAYHIKKAQVYSIDIDEKALEVTRKNVEKFHLQDRVEVIKENILEEINSLQIDEKIDIIVSNPPYIPRKDIEELQIEVKDFEPRKALDGGIDGLDFYKKIIPESKKYLKSGGMLIFEIGYDQGPSLIKIFKSENYENINIIKDLQGLDRVIFGTLP; this comes from the coding sequence TTGGAAATAAAAAAGCTTTTGGAAAGAGGACTCAATATATTGGGAGAAAGAGAGTATTTAAATGGGCCCTTGGATGTGATTTTAATATTAAGTTATCTACTGAATGTAGATAAATCTTATATTTATACACATGGAAACAGAGAAGTTTCAGATGAAATTGTTGATAAGTTTTTAGAACTTGTCAAAAAGAGAAGAACTGGATGGCCTATTGCCTATCTTATAAATGAAAAAGAATTTTATGGACTTAATTTTTATATAGAAGAGGGAATACTCATTCCTAGACCTGATACGGAAATATTGGTAGATTATATATTAAATAATGGAATAAAAAATTATCAAGGAAAGATAAATATACTTGACTTAGGTTCAGGGAGTGGCTGTATAGGCATAACTCTTGCCTATCATATAAAGAAAGCCCAGGTATATTCTATAGATATAGATGAGAAAGCCTTGGAAGTTACAAGGAAAAATGTAGAGAAATTTCATCTTCAAGATAGAGTAGAAGTAATAAAAGAAAATATATTAGAAGAAATAAATTCTTTACAAATAGACGAAAAAATAGATATAATAGTATCGAATCCTCCTTATATACCCAGAAAAGATATAGAAGAACTTCAAATAGAAGTCAAAGATTTTGAACCCAGAAAGGCATTGGATGGAGGAATAGACGGATTAGATTTTTATAAAAAGATAATTCCAGAGAGCAAAAAATATTTAAAAAGTGGTGGAATGCTAATATTTGAAATAGGATATGATCAAGGTCCTAGCCTTATAAAAATATTTAAAAGTGAAAATTACGAAAACATAAATATCATAAAAGATTTGCAAGGACTGGATAGAGTAATATTTGGGACCTTGCCTTAG
- the fsa gene encoding fructose-6-phosphate aldolase: MKFFIDTANIDEIREINDWGVICGVTTNPSLIAKEGRDFKEVISEITSIVDGPISAEVISLECDGMVKEAKELVKIHPNIVIKIPMTKEGLKAVSVLSKENIKTNVTLVFSPSQALLAARAGASYVSPFVGRMDDIGNEGMAIIKDIKEIFENYNISTEIIAASIRHPMHVIQAAKAGSDIATIPYSVFVQMVKHPMTDLGIEKFLKDWEGLINK; this comes from the coding sequence ATGAAATTTTTTATTGATACTGCCAATATTGATGAAATTAGAGAGATAAATGATTGGGGAGTGATATGTGGTGTAACCACAAATCCTTCCCTTATTGCAAAAGAAGGGAGAGACTTTAAAGAAGTCATAAGTGAAATAACAAGTATAGTAGATGGACCTATTAGTGCAGAAGTTATATCTCTTGAATGTGATGGAATGGTTAAAGAAGCAAAAGAACTAGTTAAAATCCATCCAAATATTGTAATCAAAATTCCCATGACAAAAGAGGGTTTAAAGGCAGTAAGTGTACTATCTAAGGAAAACATAAAGACAAATGTAACCTTAGTTTTTTCTCCTAGTCAAGCGTTACTTGCAGCAAGAGCTGGAGCAAGCTATGTCAGTCCTTTTGTTGGAAGAATGGATGATATAGGAAATGAGGGCATGGCAATTATAAAAGATATAAAGGAGATATTTGAAAACTACAATATATCTACTGAGATAATTGCAGCTAGTATTAGGCATCCTATGCATGTGATTCAAGCTGCAAAAGCAGGTTCTGATATAGCAACTATACCTTATAGTGTATTTGTTCAAATGGTTAAACATCCTATGACGGATTTAGGTATTGAAAAGTTTTTAAAAGATTGGGAAGGATTAATAAACAAATAA
- a CDS encoding DUF1385 domain-containing protein, whose amino-acid sequence MKIKDINRVPKHMTTIGGQALIEGVMMKGPKDIAIAVRKPDHEIEVKKERLDTPSINHKFLRLPFIRGVVGLVEAMVIGTKSLMYSAEFFGEDMEKTKFEKALEKKMSPKKAENVEMFFTMLLSFAIVIVCFMLAPTFLTNLFKNVVESPVLLNLIEGVIRIIFFLIYVISISKMEDVGRVFEYHGAEHKTIHCYENEEELTVENVKKYPTLHPRCGTSFLFMVMIVSILVLSLFGWPNPLQRFFIRLLMLPVIAGISYEINRIIGRSGGKLAYILSYPGLWLQKVATTREPDGEQIEVAIEALKGVLVEDKEEDLWK is encoded by the coding sequence TTGAAGATAAAAGATATAAACAGGGTTCCCAAACACATGACTACTATAGGAGGGCAAGCTCTCATAGAAGGAGTTATGATGAAAGGACCAAAAGATATTGCTATAGCAGTTAGAAAGCCAGATCATGAGATAGAAGTTAAAAAGGAAAGATTAGATACTCCAAGTATCAATCACAAATTTTTGAGACTTCCATTTATAAGAGGAGTAGTGGGACTTGTAGAGGCTATGGTCATAGGGACCAAATCTCTTATGTATTCAGCAGAATTTTTTGGAGAAGATATGGAGAAGACTAAATTTGAAAAAGCTTTGGAAAAGAAAATGAGTCCTAAAAAGGCTGAAAATGTAGAGATGTTTTTTACAATGCTTTTGTCCTTTGCAATAGTCATAGTATGTTTCATGCTGGCACCTACATTTTTAACAAATTTATTTAAAAATGTAGTAGAAAGTCCAGTACTCTTAAATCTCATAGAGGGAGTCATAAGAATAATTTTTTTCCTCATATACGTAATATCCATTTCTAAAATGGAAGACGTGGGCAGAGTATTTGAGTATCATGGAGCAGAACACAAGACTATTCACTGCTATGAAAATGAAGAAGAATTGACAGTTGAAAATGTAAAGAAGTATCCAACTCTTCATCCAAGATGTGGAACCAGCTTTTTGTTTATGGTCATGATAGTGAGTATATTGGTGCTTTCCCTGTTTGGATGGCCAAACCCACTACAGAGATTTTTCATAAGACTTCTAATGTTGCCAGTTATAGCTGGGATCTCATATGAAATAAATAGAATAATAGGTAGAAGTGGTGGTAAACTTGCTTATATTTTATCTTATCCAGGGCTTTGGCTTCAAAAGGTAGCTACTACAAGAGAACCTGATGGAGAACAAATAGAAGTAGCCATTGAAGCTTTGAAAGGTGTACTTGTAGAAGACAAGGAGGAAGACCTTTGGAAATAA
- the rpmE gene encoding 50S ribosomal protein L31, translated as MKQGIHPEYHEATVYCACGNTFKTGSTKEELRVEVCSECHPFFTGRQKFVEKGGRVEKFKKKYGMK; from the coding sequence ATGAAACAAGGAATTCATCCAGAATATCACGAAGCTACAGTTTACTGTGCTTGTGGAAATACTTTCAAGACAGGTTCAACTAAAGAAGAACTTAGAGTAGAAGTTTGTTCAGAATGTCATCCATTCTTTACAGGTCGTCAAAAGTTTGTTGAAAAAGGTGGACGTGTAGAAAAGTTCAAGAAGAAATATGGTATGAAATAA
- a CDS encoding PTS sugar transporter subunit IIB yields MKKIKILAVCGFGVGSSMILKMKIEEVLKENNINATVLTADVGSASSTPADIIFTSKELEKGIKEKVNVPVIGIKNFINKKEIEESGLEAIRSLL; encoded by the coding sequence ATGAAAAAAATAAAAATACTTGCTGTGTGTGGATTTGGAGTAGGTTCATCGATGATTCTAAAGATGAAAATAGAGGAGGTATTAAAGGAAAATAATATTAATGCTACTGTTTTAACTGCAGATGTAGGAAGTGCGAGTTCAACTCCAGCAGATATAATTTTCACATCAAAAGAATTAGAAAAAGGAATTAAGGAAAAAGTTAATGTTCCAGTTATAGGGATTAAAAACTTTATAAACAAAAAAGAAATTGAAGAAAGTGGATTAGAAGCAATAAGAAGTTTGCTTTAA
- the rho gene encoding transcription termination factor Rho, with product MTQIELEGKKIAELREIAKNIGIRSPYKFKKEELIDLILQDYASKEIDDEEREEDYDEYKAEKIDIKDINTDVLPEKVTEELEQMDNINMAKGILEIHTDGYGFLRCENYLSGDEDIYVSPSQIRRFRLKTGDKIKGITRPPKQGEKYKALLYVKSVNDLNPETCVNRPDFDTLTPIYPRKRIVLETTPNELSTRMIDLLAPIGKGQRGMIVSPPKAGKTTLLKMIANSISINHPEIELIVLLIDERPEEVTDMQRSVRGDVVYSTFDELPKHHTKVAEIVLERAKRLVEHGKDVVILLDSITRLARAYNLTIPATGRTLSGGLDPGALHKPKRFFGAARNVEEGGSLTILATALVETGSRMDDVIFEEFKGTGNMEIHLDRKLSEKRIFPAIDINKSGTRREELLLNQRELETIWSVRKALSNAPTQDVTEILIENLMQTKTNDIFIEEMRNKIWV from the coding sequence TTGACCCAAATTGAGTTAGAAGGCAAGAAGATTGCCGAATTGAGAGAAATTGCAAAGAATATAGGAATAAGGAGTCCTTATAAATTCAAGAAAGAAGAGCTTATAGATTTGATACTTCAGGATTATGCTTCAAAAGAAATAGATGATGAGGAAAGAGAAGAAGATTATGACGAATATAAAGCTGAAAAAATAGATATAAAAGATATAAATACAGATGTACTGCCGGAAAAGGTCACAGAAGAATTGGAACAAATGGATAATATAAATATGGCTAAGGGAATATTGGAAATTCACACCGATGGTTATGGTTTTTTAAGATGTGAAAATTATCTTTCTGGCGATGAAGACATATATGTATCTCCTTCTCAAATAAGAAGATTTAGACTTAAAACAGGAGATAAGATAAAGGGAATTACAAGACCACCAAAACAGGGAGAAAAGTATAAAGCCCTTCTTTATGTAAAGAGTGTCAATGATTTAAATCCTGAAACCTGCGTAAATAGACCAGATTTTGATACATTGACTCCTATTTATCCAAGAAAAAGAATTGTCCTTGAAACTACTCCAAATGAGCTTTCCACAAGAATGATAGATTTGTTGGCTCCTATAGGAAAGGGGCAAAGAGGTATGATAGTGTCTCCTCCAAAGGCAGGAAAGACTACTCTACTTAAAATGATTGCCAATTCTATTTCAATAAACCATCCTGAAATTGAATTGATAGTATTACTCATAGATGAAAGACCAGAGGAAGTTACAGATATGCAGAGATCTGTAAGGGGAGATGTGGTTTATTCAACTTTTGATGAATTGCCTAAACACCATACAAAGGTAGCTGAAATAGTTCTTGAAAGAGCTAAAAGACTTGTGGAACATGGAAAAGATGTAGTTATACTTTTAGATAGTATCACAAGACTTGCAAGGGCATACAATTTAACCATACCTGCAACAGGTAGAACTCTTTCTGGTGGACTTGATCCAGGTGCATTACATAAACCTAAAAGATTTTTTGGAGCTGCTAGAAATGTAGAAGAAGGTGGCAGTTTGACTATACTTGCGACTGCTTTAGTTGAAACAGGAAGTCGTATGGATGATGTCATATTTGAAGAATTCAAAGGTACAGGCAATATGGAAATTCATTTAGATAGAAAACTTTCTGAAAAAAGAATATTCCCTGCCATTGACATAAATAAATCTGGTACTAGAAGAGAAGAACTTCTTTTAAATCAAAGAGAACTTGAGACCATTTGGAGTGTGAGAAAAGCTCTATCCAATGCTCCTACTCAAGACGTAACAGAAATTCTCATTGAAAATTTAATGCAGACCAAAACAAATGATATATTTATTGAGGAAATGAGAAATAAAATTTGGGTTTAA
- a CDS encoding PTS ascorbate transporter subunit IIC yields the protein MKFLMFLINEIFREAALFLGLIALIGLLLQRKSASEVFQGTFKTILGVVILTQGTSILVNSMGPLSNGFNVLYGLNDEAALNPMGADQIISQFGSEIGLAMLLAFLVNVFFAKFVKNKRFKNVFLTGHHLFWFAFIFVAVGVEAGLTGGSLVLFSTIFLSIYIIIAPAIIRPYVRAVTGDDSFTLGHPTVILSLVSGILGKIFGNKERSTEDLQISEKWGFLREITVTSSLVMFIVYLIVGAMMGGQAKEVFATDKNIVVYSLMQGVLFGAGLTVLLSGVRMMLAEIIPAFKGISDKLIPDAIPALDCPIIFPYAPNAVLIGFVVSMITSVITIMILGKSGLFSYAIMPLTITCFFEIGTAAVIGNGTGGLRGSIIGSAVAGVLMIFLVGFSIPFLAHTASDWILIFGGNDFSLWSIVAGSIAKLFGLGA from the coding sequence GTGAAGTTTTTAATGTTTCTTATAAACGAAATTTTTAGAGAAGCTGCTTTGTTTTTAGGCCTTATTGCATTGATAGGCTTGCTATTACAAAGAAAATCTGCTTCTGAAGTTTTTCAAGGGACTTTTAAAACAATTTTAGGTGTTGTTATATTAACACAGGGTACATCTATTTTAGTCAACTCAATGGGGCCTCTTAGCAATGGATTCAATGTATTATATGGATTGAATGATGAGGCAGCTCTAAATCCTATGGGGGCGGATCAAATTATTTCACAATTTGGTTCGGAAATAGGACTTGCTATGCTTTTGGCTTTTTTGGTTAATGTTTTCTTTGCCAAATTTGTAAAGAATAAAAGATTTAAGAATGTATTTTTGACAGGACATCATTTATTCTGGTTTGCATTTATATTTGTAGCTGTAGGTGTAGAAGCAGGTCTTACAGGTGGTAGCCTTGTTTTATTCAGTACAATATTTTTATCAATTTACATTATTATTGCACCAGCCATTATCAGACCTTATGTTAGAGCTGTAACGGGTGATGACTCTTTTACTTTAGGCCATCCAACAGTAATACTTTCGTTAGTTTCAGGAATTCTTGGAAAGATTTTTGGAAATAAAGAACGTTCAACAGAAGATTTACAAATAAGTGAAAAATGGGGTTTTTTAAGAGAAATAACTGTTACTTCATCATTGGTAATGTTTATAGTTTATCTTATAGTTGGAGCAATGATGGGTGGTCAAGCTAAAGAAGTATTTGCTACAGATAAAAACATAGTAGTATATTCATTGATGCAAGGAGTTTTATTTGGAGCAGGGCTTACTGTGCTTTTGTCAGGTGTAAGGATGATGCTTGCAGAAATCATACCAGCATTTAAGGGTATATCAGACAAATTGATACCTGATGCAATACCAGCTCTTGACTGTCCAATTATATTTCCATATGCACCAAATGCTGTATTGATTGGATTTGTAGTATCCATGATTACTTCTGTTATTACAATAATGATTTTGGGTAAATCAGGCTTGTTCTCATATGCAATAATGCCTTTGACAATAACTTGTTTCTTTGAAATAGGTACTGCAGCAGTTATAGGAAATGGTACTGGAGGATTAAGAGGCTCTATAATAGGGTCAGCGGTTGCAGGAGTTTTGATGATATTCTTAGTTGGATTTTCAATACCATTCTTGGCACATACTGCATCTGATTGGATTCTTATATTTGGAGGGAATGATTTTTCATTGTGGTCTATAGTTGCTGGAAGTATTGCAAAATTATTTGGATTAGGAGCATAG
- a CDS encoding chromate transporter, translated as MYFKMFWTFFKIGAFTIGGGYAMIPLIQEEVVEKNGWLDTDEFMDILAIAEVTPGPVAVNTSTYVGYKLKGVKGSLLCTLGTILPSFLIILSIVTFLWQYRQNEVIDKIFLGIRPAVAALIFSAVYKLGKNMKLNWAKIAIAAVTVLLIVGMNISPIYIILVAAFGSIGYFKMKEKDI; from the coding sequence ATGTACTTTAAGATGTTTTGGACTTTTTTTAAGATAGGAGCATTCACTATTGGGGGAGGATATGCTATGATTCCCCTTATTCAAGAGGAGGTTGTAGAAAAAAATGGATGGCTTGATACTGATGAGTTTATGGATATTCTGGCCATAGCGGAAGTGACACCTGGCCCTGTGGCGGTAAATACAAGCACTTATGTTGGATATAAATTGAAAGGTGTTAAAGGTTCTTTATTGTGTACTTTAGGAACTATCCTTCCTTCATTTTTAATCATCCTTTCTATTGTCACGTTTTTGTGGCAATATAGGCAAAATGAAGTAATAGACAAGATATTTTTAGGAATACGTCCTGCAGTGGCTGCGCTCATATTCTCAGCAGTTTATAAACTTGGGAAAAATATGAAGCTAAATTGGGCTAAAATAGCCATTGCTGCTGTGACAGTACTTCTAATAGTAGGGATGAATATATCTCCTATATATATAATACTTGTAGCAGCATTTGGATCTATTGGGTATTTTAAAATGAAGGAGAAAGACATATGA
- the glpX gene encoding class II fructose-bisphosphatase — translation MDRNLALNLVRVTEAAALESARYLGRGDKIAADQAAVDGMRKMFDTLSIDGTVVIGEGEMDEAPMLYIGEQIGKAVGDSPKLDIAVDPLDGTTSVAKGLSNAISVVAVAPRGCLLHAPDMYMKKIAVGPRAKGTVDINATVEENLRNIAKALNKDISDLTVTIQDRPRHEELIKQVRSAGARIKLFGDGDVAAAIATCFEHSGVDVLMGIGGAPEGVLAAAALKCMEGEFQGKLYPMTDEQIKRCREMGADIDKVLRLEDLAKGDEIIFAATGISDGELLRGVVYYENNMAKTYSVVMRAETGTIRFVEALHKLDKKPEYAK, via the coding sequence ATGGATAGAAATCTAGCCTTGAATTTAGTCAGAGTTACAGAAGCAGCAGCTCTTGAAAGTGCCAGATATTTAGGTAGAGGAGATAAAATAGCAGCAGATCAAGCAGCTGTAGATGGAATGAGGAAGATGTTCGATACTTTAAGTATTGACGGAACTGTAGTTATAGGAGAAGGAGAAATGGATGAAGCTCCTATGCTCTACATTGGAGAACAAATAGGAAAAGCAGTAGGAGATTCGCCAAAATTAGATATAGCTGTAGATCCTCTTGACGGAACTACATCTGTTGCAAAAGGACTCTCAAATGCTATATCTGTAGTAGCAGTAGCACCTAGAGGATGCTTACTTCATGCACCAGATATGTATATGAAAAAAATTGCAGTAGGGCCAAGAGCTAAAGGTACAGTAGATATAAATGCTACGGTTGAGGAAAATTTAAGAAATATTGCAAAGGCTTTAAATAAAGATATTTCTGATTTGACAGTGACTATCCAAGATAGACCTAGACATGAAGAACTCATAAAACAAGTGAGGAGTGCTGGAGCTAGAATAAAGCTATTTGGCGATGGGGACGTAGCAGCAGCTATAGCTACATGCTTTGAACATTCAGGTGTAGATGTACTTATGGGTATAGGAGGAGCTCCTGAAGGGGTTTTGGCAGCAGCAGCTCTAAAGTGTATGGAAGGCGAATTTCAAGGAAAACTATATCCAATGACTGATGAACAAATAAAAAGATGTCGTGAAATGGGTGCTGATATAGATAAAGTTTTGAGGCTAGAAGATTTAGCCAAAGGAGACGAAATAATATTTGCAGCTACAGGTATATCTGATGGCGAACTTTTAAGAGGTGTAGTATATTATGAAAACAATATGGCTAAAACTTATTCTGTAGTCATGAGGGCTGAGACCGGTACTATAAGATTTGTAGAAGCACTTCACAAGCTAGATAAAAAGCCAGAATATGCTAAATAA